The Mucilaginibacter mallensis genome has a segment encoding these proteins:
- a CDS encoding ATP-binding protein: MQQADQPKNKDYPFLKGGGEMGELMRTTDWSATALGTPDTWPQSLRTTLSIILNSKFPMFLWWGPELICFYNDAYRPSLGQHGKHPSILGMPAHLAWSEIWNTIKPLISQVLAGGESTWSEDQLIPIYRNGKIEDVYWTFSYSPVADESGEVAGVFVTCTETTAKIVANKQLEETNRHLKAAREADRLIQKKLQENDNNLRLIILQAPVAIAIFRGPEYVVEIANARALELWGRRLPQVLNKPILQAMPELLDQGIKQLLDNVFNTGEVFSVKELPIQLFRNRKMTTAYIDFVYDPLYDAEGNINGIITIGTEVTTQVLTRKRIEESATEFQAINEELVGANEELASTNEELTETQWHLQQLVVEIEKSESRFRNLVQQAPVAICLLRGRELVFEAANDKIQFMLGKDAAIIGKPFEEAVPELKGQPFFKLLDDVFTTGENYYGNETPAVINHKGQLINGYFTFIYQPIKNRDGITTAVMIVAIEVTEQVNARKKVEQAEEMLRFALEAANIGTWYINSDTRELKTTPRLRELFGYDVNKEMTFDEAIGQVTEDFRDKILEQINAAIENGGNYDFTYTMRRFNDDQLIWLRSLGKLSRDHENEFTTFSGVVMDITEQKQDEQRKSDFIGMVSHELKTPLTSLTAIVQVLNMKLKNSEDSFIAGALDKANIQVKKMGTMINGFLNISRLESGKIHVAKEHFDMVLLLTEMMDEVKLTVSSHNISLAPHEHVEVYADRDKIGSVISNLLTNAVKYSPKGKHIEVKCVVTGNNIQVSVKDEGMGIKPQDIDKLFDRYYRVETAHTRHISGFGIGLYLSSEIIHRHDGEIWVESESGKGSTFYFTLPL; the protein is encoded by the coding sequence ATGCAGCAAGCAGATCAACCAAAAAATAAGGACTATCCGTTTCTGAAAGGGGGCGGCGAAATGGGTGAGTTAATGCGAACCACCGATTGGTCGGCTACTGCTTTGGGTACTCCTGATACCTGGCCGCAAAGCTTACGAACAACGCTCAGTATTATTTTAAACTCAAAGTTCCCTATGTTTTTATGGTGGGGCCCTGAGCTTATTTGTTTTTATAACGATGCTTACCGCCCTAGTTTGGGGCAACATGGCAAACACCCGTCTATTTTAGGCATGCCTGCCCATTTGGCCTGGTCGGAGATATGGAATACTATTAAACCACTTATAAGCCAGGTGCTTGCAGGAGGAGAATCAACCTGGAGTGAGGACCAATTGATCCCCATATACCGTAACGGTAAAATAGAAGATGTTTACTGGACATTTAGCTATAGTCCGGTAGCTGATGAATCAGGGGAAGTAGCCGGTGTATTTGTAACCTGTACCGAAACCACTGCAAAAATAGTAGCAAATAAACAGCTCGAAGAAACAAACCGCCATTTAAAAGCAGCGCGTGAGGCCGACAGGCTTATTCAAAAAAAGCTACAGGAAAATGATAACAACCTGCGCCTTATTATTTTACAGGCACCGGTTGCCATCGCTATTTTCCGAGGGCCCGAGTACGTGGTGGAGATCGCCAATGCCCGCGCATTGGAACTTTGGGGCCGAAGACTTCCCCAGGTATTGAACAAACCCATACTGCAAGCCATGCCCGAACTGCTTGATCAGGGCATAAAACAACTGCTTGATAATGTTTTTAATACAGGTGAAGTTTTTTCGGTTAAAGAACTACCTATTCAACTGTTCCGGAACAGGAAAATGACAACCGCCTATATTGATTTTGTTTATGACCCCCTATATGATGCCGAAGGCAATATTAATGGCATTATTACTATTGGTACCGAAGTTACAACACAAGTACTCACTCGTAAAAGAATTGAAGAAAGCGCAACAGAGTTTCAGGCTATTAACGAAGAGTTGGTTGGCGCTAACGAGGAATTGGCCTCCACTAATGAAGAATTAACGGAAACGCAATGGCATCTTCAGCAATTAGTTGTTGAGATAGAGAAAAGTGAATCCCGTTTCCGCAATTTGGTACAGCAGGCACCAGTTGCTATTTGCCTGCTTCGCGGGCGTGAACTGGTATTTGAAGCTGCTAATGATAAAATACAGTTTATGTTGGGTAAGGATGCAGCCATTATTGGCAAACCTTTTGAAGAAGCCGTTCCTGAATTAAAAGGACAGCCATTTTTTAAATTGCTTGACGATGTATTCACTACCGGCGAAAATTATTATGGCAATGAAACCCCTGCTGTTATTAATCATAAGGGGCAGCTGATAAACGGTTACTTTACCTTTATTTATCAGCCTATAAAAAACAGAGATGGTATAACTACAGCTGTAATGATTGTGGCCATTGAAGTTACGGAGCAGGTTAACGCCCGCAAAAAGGTAGAGCAGGCAGAAGAAATGCTGCGTTTTGCTTTAGAGGCTGCCAATATAGGAACCTGGTATATAAATTCCGACACCAGGGAACTAAAAACTACGCCCCGCCTCAGAGAATTATTTGGTTACGATGTAAATAAGGAAATGACCTTTGATGAGGCGATTGGCCAGGTAACCGAAGATTTCAGGGATAAGATCTTAGAACAAATTAACGCCGCCATTGAAAATGGCGGCAACTATGATTTTACCTACACCATGCGGCGGTTTAATGACGACCAACTGATATGGCTCCGGTCCTTAGGTAAACTTTCCAGGGATCATGAAAATGAGTTTACCACCTTTTCGGGTGTGGTAATGGATATTACCGAACAAAAGCAGGACGAGCAGCGCAAGAGCGATTTTATAGGTATGGTTAGCCATGAGCTAAAAACGCCGCTTACCTCGCTTACGGCCATTGTGCAGGTGCTTAACATGAAGCTTAAAAACAGCGAGGATAGCTTCATTGCCGGTGCTCTGGATAAGGCTAATATACAGGTAAAAAAAATGGGGACCATGATCAACGGCTTCCTGAATATTTCAAGGCTGGAATCTGGTAAGATCCATGTTGCAAAAGAGCATTTCGATATGGTGCTACTGTTAACCGAGATGATGGACGAAGTGAAGCTTACCGTGTCGAGCCATAACATCAGTCTGGCCCCTCATGAGCATGTTGAGGTGTATGCCGACCGTGATAAGATAGGTTCTGTTATTTCCAATCTGCTTACCAATGCCGTTAAATATTCGCCCAAAGGCAAACATATCGAGGTGAAATGCGTGGTAACCGGCAATAATATACAGGTGAGTGTGAAGGATGAAGGCATGGGCATAAAACCACAGGATATTGATAAACTCTTCGACCGCTATTATCGTGTAGAAACTGCTCATACCCGTCACATATCGGGCTTTGGCATAGGCCTGTATTTAAGTTCCGAGATCATTCACCGGCATGATGGGGAGATATGGGTGGAAAGTGAATCGGGCAAGGGTTCGACTTTTTATTTTACGTTGCCGTTGTAA
- a CDS encoding glutamate--tRNA ligase family protein has translation MPDTARQYTQTRIAPTPSGFLHLGNVLSFSITAALAQKHGTKILLRIDDIDRARVTRQYLQDIFDTLNFLEIPWDDGPRDVDGFEKNYSQLQRMPIYMEALEQLRSKGQVFACTCSRKQISNIDGSYDESLCTCFDQQIPLSTEHANWRLITNNEELVIKDYSGKDIRATLPAEMHNFIVKKKDGSPAYQLTSVMDDLLYGVDLIVRGEDLWPSTLAQHQLAATLGESDFNDIVFYHHPLMMEPSGKKLSKSAGSTSIKYLRENGKSKADVYTIIAGMLGSKESISNWQELAELVNL, from the coding sequence GTGCCAGATACAGCCCGTCAATATACTCAAACCCGTATAGCACCAACCCCCAGTGGTTTTTTGCACCTGGGTAATGTACTGTCATTTTCAATCACCGCGGCACTGGCCCAAAAGCATGGCACCAAGATATTGCTACGCATAGATGATATTGACCGCGCCCGGGTTACACGGCAATACTTACAGGATATTTTTGACACCCTCAATTTTTTAGAAATCCCATGGGATGATGGCCCGCGGGATGTTGATGGGTTTGAAAAAAACTACTCGCAACTACAGCGCATGCCTATTTATATGGAAGCATTAGAACAACTGCGCAGTAAAGGACAAGTTTTTGCCTGCACTTGCTCGCGTAAGCAGATAAGTAACATTGATGGATCATATGATGAGTCGCTTTGTACCTGCTTTGATCAGCAGATACCTTTATCAACTGAGCATGCAAACTGGCGGCTGATCACCAATAATGAAGAACTGGTAATTAAAGATTATTCAGGAAAAGATATCCGCGCCACCCTACCTGCCGAAATGCATAATTTTATAGTGAAGAAGAAGGATGGTTCGCCGGCTTATCAGCTTACGTCGGTAATGGATGATCTTTTATATGGTGTTGATCTGATAGTGAGGGGGGAAGACCTGTGGCCATCAACACTGGCGCAGCATCAGCTGGCCGCGACATTAGGAGAAAGCGATTTTAATGATATTGTGTTTTATCACCACCCTTTAATGATGGAACCATCCGGCAAAAAATTGTCAAAATCTGCAGGGTCAACCTCTATAAAATACCTGCGCGAAAACGGTAAAAGCAAGGCTGATGTTTATACTATAATTGCTGGTATGTTGGGAAGTAAGGAAAGTATTAGCAACTGGCAGGAGTTGGCTGAATTAGTTAACTTGTAA